GAATGCATCCCTTCACTCAAGTGAGAATGATAAAGACAACGAGACTTAGTTCATATCATATATAGCTATGTTATAACGTTAATTTCGTTGAAGAAGTGAGGTGCTGATCACATTGGTGCATTGGTAAGTTATTCTACTTATATAGAGTTTGTTTCTATAGTTTTAATTCTTGTGAGAAACATATATATCATACTTAGTAATATTGTTAAACTAGTAATATTGCACTATATATTGCTTCTTTTGTACTGATTTATACTCataacttaattaatttccttGATTTTGCGGAATATAGAATGTGTATAACTGTGGATTGATTGAGAGAACTTTTTGAAAAAGGAGATGTGTATGTAGAGGCATGCATTGTATATAATCTCTTATGTGTAGATAAGGCAATTAATAATCTGCAGGTAAATTTATTACTTTTCATGCAATGATTTATTTTCAGAGCATAACTTGAGATACGTCAATTGAcgtatttatataattttaagaaatttaactTTATTGTGATGTTGTAGATGATAAATTCATGCCTCCTTGGATGGTATTTGAATACTAATATTTCAGTTTTAAGTAATAAAGTTGGAagatcttcatatgggaattaCCAATAAGTTTTTAAGTGATTAGACATTTAAGTTCCTTTTAGGACAGAgataaatactactagtagtatatattttcaaatgttttaagggcttttttatttcaaaatattgtaaacgttatatatatatatatatatattaccaTCGTCCTTTGAGGTTTGTGTTAGTCCGCAATTAGTTCTCCGAAATGTAATACAGTATATAATTGttagtaatttattttgttagtaAAAGAAATCTAGCTAACTAAGACTGCAAAATATGTCTGTGTGTAGGCATGCTCATTTTAAAAGCATCTAATGGAATCACATGCATACGTTATAAAGTgttgaatttgaaaatatttgcAGATGCTTTAAATGCATATAATTTGGACTCTGTTACTATTCCATAATAAGGtgatatagtaatattttaagaaatatacaCTTGGCAAGATTGCACAAAACCCAATGATATGAATAATTCGAAATGACAGTCGGAATATTTGATGACTCAGTGATATGCATAGATATGTTCAAGATTAGGTAGGTATATACTTAGCAAATATATCCATATATTATTTGGTAATTATTTTTACTGCATTACCGCGCGAGTTAATAGAAATGTTTTCTGAAAAATTGACAAGCCGCAAAATAACCAAAAAAGAGATACTACTGTATGTGTTAGCTTGGATATAAGAGGAACAAGAGGAGGCAAATTAAAATAAGTTAGGATATACATAATTTTATGAATGTAAAATTAATTGTGACCCCAATTTGGAAGAACTAAACCAATAAGTAATGTAGATGCATGTGAAACCCTAATCTTGAATGCGAAAACCTAATTTTATGCATATCCATACTTGTTGAATATAGTATATACATGCATACTAGCTAGGTGTATATTAATATTTGATGAAGAAAAGTTTGCACACTAATTACTTCACCTGTCCCATTATTCATGACATATTTTACCAGGACGTCCCATATAAAATATGACATGTTTTCCTTTCGAAACCTATCTTTAAAGAATACTCCGTATATTTCCCACACCACTTTGCAATTCTTCTAAATACATGTGCTCAAAATTAGAAATGTGTCATAAATAAAGCGGCTAAGAGGGTaatatttttactattattaattaataaatggtATAGCTGATCTATACCTCCAACCTAATTAATtagttgtattgatataattaatcTGTTCCCACATTTTTGCGTACTACAAATTAACCATGAATGTTCCAGTTGATAAACAAAAagatgattaattaatttaagggCTCTTATCTCTCTGGTGACACTAACCCCACATAAAAGCAAGCTAAAAAAACCCTAAAAAGAGCATAACGGCCAAGAAGAAGAATATGATGGAAGAGAGTGAAAAAATTAAAGTGAAGTCGAAAATTCTGTTTGCTGGATATGAATGAGACTGTAACATCACACATCACCACCCACACATAATGGCTAATGCATGAGAGATGAAGCAATAGTACTAAACCAACAAATAAAGCAGAATAAAAAAAGGATTTGAAGTTTTAGTACTAGCTTGGTCCTCTCTTACCAATGTAGTAGGGCTCAAGCAACAAAGGGGACCATCACATGTCAATTCAATTTACTTGTACAAATTTATTATTGCATGTCAAGAActgaaattataaattatgtCAATCTGAAGTAAACCCTAGTCCGAAGGTTTGGGGCGGAGCTGCCGCACACTGTGAGTGACACTCAAAAGGCCGACTTTAATAGAGTTTTTCGATTCTCATGAGATCGATCAACCCCGACCCATCCGGATCAGCCATTGAAACAAATACTGAAAAAGCCATACAAcaattaagaaaattaaaaataaaataaaaagagagaaaagtaaaagtgtaataaaaaaatgtaaaataagcTCTCAGCGAGAATTGAACTCGCGACCTTTGGCTTACGAAGCGAACGCAATACCACTCTGCTATGGAAGCCTTTGTTGACAACTTTTACCAATTAAAGTTTAAAATGACAAATATTTATCTAATAATCTAAATCTAACATTTTCTAGCAAAACACAGTAAAGAACATAGCAATTCTCTAAACTAGATGTTATATGGGGTGATTTTGTGATGTAGGATTATTTCATTTCATATAATAGCAGAATACTTtgtatgtttatttatttaattaatattttccaGTATATAGGCAGTTAGTTCAATGATATGAACATGAATTATAGTATTAACAGTGACAGTATAAGCATATATATATGTGCATTTTCGTTATGACTAAAGCTAAACTTGTGAAAAGTCACATTAATGCTATTGTATATATAGATACCTcactaaaaattattttaaatcaagTGAAGAAATGACAAATTGGAACAACAAATGCAACTGCAAACTAGTTGGCAATGGGTCTCCTTCTACCTACTGGTTTGATTTTCAAACCAGTAGTAGAAGCACAAGCAGCAGCCTCTCCGATCACAATCTCGTTAACCAAATCCTTAAATATGGAGCGTTCGATGTCAAGAACAGCGCACGATATCTCATCATCGAACCCCATCCAGCCATGATTCATAACATCTCTGCACACCACTCCCTTCCATCTCTCCTCGTCCTCTCCCGAGCCCCTGCTGCTGCATTGCACTTTCCCTCCTTGCAACCTCTCAATCTCTGAGCACAGCTCTCTGAGGAGCTTCTGCGCGTTTGTGGCCGTCCTAGTCAGCTCCAGCCGTCTCAGCCAGGGATCGGCTGGTGCCAGTTTCCTGCCAAGAATCTCATTCACAGTGTCAAACACGAGCTTCCTCTTCTCCGGGGTTGTATGGAGCACGCTGCCTGCCTTTGTCTGCTCCAGGACCAGGAACAGCTCCGGGTTGATGGGATGGCCTGATGGATGGAACTGGAAGTCCGTCAGGTCTCTGAGGAGGAGCCCTGAGGCTAATAGGATCTCGGATATATATCTGTGGTCTGGATCAGTGTTTGCACACAGTGAGGCTATGTAGTCCGTGCCTGCCTCGTCGTGGCTGGAGTTGACGCGCCTCAGCTTCTGAACTAAGTTTTCGATGCTTTGGAGCTTGTTTTGGTTAATCTCTGATGTGAAACCGTATTCCCTCCAACTCGGAATGCTGTTGTCTGCAGAGCTTCCTCGAACGATGTTTGAGTCCTTCTCTTTCTCCACTTTAAAGAAATTGAAATGTGAAGACATTAATTGGAAAAGAATCCCATCAACTTTTGCACATACAATGTGATTGCTATATCATTTTAGATATATGCTTTTATATGATCATGATGAATAAAAGAGTTCACCTTTGTATGTGAGTGAAGAAGGTGAATCTTTTGAGTGAACTCTGTTGTCAAGAACCGATACAGGGCTTGAGTGCTCAGTGTGAATCTGGAGAAAATCATAACACAAGTTAACATATTGATAGATGAAATGAATTGAATATACTATCACATAAGCATTACAGACCTGCTCTACTGAGGAGTCAGTTAGCATAGATTCCGACGCTTCCCTTGATGAACTGCTCGTGCGAGGAACTGAAGCACTCAAACGAACCATATTCTCATTTACTTCACTCAGTTTTGGTCTTCGTCTTCCTCCTGGGGAATTGGACTCGCCTAGCTGCTTGCTCGGTTGTTTTCTGAGCTTGGTTGAATCAGGGGGAGTGGGCGGTCGAGCTCTTTTTTCCAGATCGAGTTTCTTCTGTAGTAATCTAGGACTGATTGACCCTGAGCTCTTCCCCAAGCCATCTTTCACTGAGTGTTGTGATCTTGTTGAAACATGTGTTGCCTTTAGGGTCGTGTCGTTTTTCACTGACGCATCGCGCTGGACGGATTTATAGCTCGGATCTTTAGCAGGTTTCATGATCACTATTGGAGGCTCGGAATGCCTTGGTGCCCTCTTCGTGGAAGCAAGAGGTTCCTCGTGTTTTGGTCTCAACTGTTTTTCCTCATGCTCTTGTTTTGGGGTTTGCAGCAGCTTCTTAGACTGCATTGCTTCCAAAATCTGTTTGAGTGCTCTGAGATCCTTTCCAGACTGTGTGAACTCGAGATCCTTCAATCGCTTCTCTATCTCACTGTAAACAGAGGGGAACGTAGCTTCTGCCTTTGCTGCACCTCTCGTAGCTTTAGGCCGTGGTTTCTGAGAACTCCTCTTCCCCTCCGTGTGTTTCCATGGCGCTGGCTCAAGTGGAAACCGCGACAGAGGCTTCATAGAAGAATCGGGACTCCTCCAACGTGGTGAGCTAGGCTCTCTCCGCACTTTGCTTGCCTCTGCCTCTGCAAATGGCCTTGACTTATCAATCAAGTCTTTATCTTGAGAGCTCTTTGATACACCAGAGTTGGTGTCAACGGAACGAGGCAGTGTCTCGAGGCCCATCAGCTTCGCCACGACACTAGGTGGCCGGGCAGATTGAGTCTTTCCATCACAGTCAACACCACTATCCTGCTGCACAGAGCTCCTCACTGGACCGGCCTTACTAGCATCTAGCGAAAGCCGGGGGAGGTCTTTGATCTTGAGGATGGATTTGGAGGCATCTCTTGAATCCAACGTGAACCGATTTGCTTCCCTTCCGTCATAGGAAAACCGGGGGGCGTCTCTAGCGGTCAGAGACGGATACTCGTCTCTTGAGTGATAGGATAACGACCTCATGAGGCGTCTGCCTTCGCTATGACGCTTAGGTGCTTCTTGAAGTTGAGGTGCAGCAGCTATAACAGATTCTTTCACATCATCATTCACCAGTTCAGAATGCTGCAGCCTTGGCGAGCCTCGGTTCTTGATGGCAGGGTCCCTGTACATGGAGTCCTTCACCAGATCACGAATGTGTCGGCTAAACTGAGGGGACGAAGCAGCAGGGTCCCTTGAAGGGGTCTCAGGGAAGATGATTCTTTCATAGGATGCAGCTTCTGACTGAGTAACTCTGCTGCATTCGAGtgacgaggaggaggatgaaCGTGACAATGAGGACAAAGAAGCCCGGGGTGATGCATTCGAGATTCTTTGCCTCTCTTGGACATTCTTGACTGGGATCTTCTCCTAATAATGCCATGAACATAAATGTTAGTATTTCTCTATGGAAAAGAATTGCAAACTAATCTCATCTTTTCTGTTAAATGACTATTGGAGCAGACAAACACCAGCAAGCTAACAGGATAGCAAAGAAAGCACATTTCTATATTGAAGCCTGAATAATACGGAGTAGTAATTATCAACTTATGATTCATTCTTAGATACAATTAGGCATTCTCTGCCAATAAAAAGAGCccttcttggtatgatggaatggaacGAGGATTGAATGAAATGACAATCCCTTTGCATTTCTATTACATTCCCTCTCTCATTCCATCATACCGAGTAAAGGAGTGAAATCAAAGAAGGAATCATCATCCCATTCCCTCCTACATTCCgtcattccatcataccaaaaAGGGCCGAAGAGACTTACGGTTGATGCAGATCTACCGTGCTCGTCCCCTTCCGGAGTAGCAGCATTGTAGTCTGAGATTCCTGCAATGGCACAGGCAAACAAGGAAAGGAACTAAGCCTCTATGACACTTGCAAAAAGAAGAGTTACAACACTTGTAGCTATGAATTAGTACCATGTTTGTGCCTGCCACCAGTGAGGACATGGTGGCGATCAAAGAGCTGAAAAAGGCCATTCATACATCCTATTTGCTTCTGCAACTCAATGTTGTCATCTGTCAAAGAATGTAGCAGTTTTGCAGCCATGTTTACTCCCTTTCCTCCAACACTCCCCCAATCCAAAATATCTCCCCCTTTTATCCAACAAAGCCTACCTACACTACACAGTGCCCTAGTCTATGGAAAATCAGATACTATTTCTCAAGAATCAACACCATATCAATTCATATCTTCAAGAATCataaaaatcaagaaaacaaaggAAGCCCCAATTCCCAAAATCAAATCTTTAAGGGAGGGAAGTGAACAAACTTAAAGGATTGAATGAATGAAGAAACAGATAAGCATTATGCAGGGAATGATTGAAATAGGgaattgtaaaaaaaaacaaggaaatGAAGACAGCCCACAATGAGGGATAGTTGTTGGATGGAAGCATGGTCCATACATCCATGTGTAAATCCAGGACTGCAATGCTGGCATAAACATTATCATTATCATAACTAAATTCTTGTTTTCAATAATAGGTTAATTTTGAGATGAGCATGTGGGATGGGGAATATCGGTGGGTCTGAAATTGTCTGCTTCAACATGTGATTTTTGTCAGTGGATTAAGCGGGAGAGAGATGATGAGATCATTTCATTTCAGATGTTTTccttttcagtttttgcttcACCACACACAacccctctctttctctctctctctctcgattttatctttatactactattattattgtaaaaatacttttttcttaacaatttttaaaatatctttaTAAAAGTATCACCTAAAAAGTTGTCAGATTCTCTACTAGCTTACAAATTTAGAGGTCGTTAACTAGGTAGAGTTCTCTTTTAATTAAAGCAGCTCTTATTAGAATTGTTattaatatatagtactccatttaTTAACTAAAATTAAGCAAATGTAAGACATGAGAAAAAACTTAGTTGTGATGTATGGGTAGTACATGTATGCATGATTGTTGCTCGGATTTTTCTTTCCGACCAAGAAAAATAGTTGAAAATTTGAACATTGCATGAGATTGGTTGGATTATCTCCTATTGTGAAACTTGCTTCCTTCTTGCGTGTGTTATTCGATGTGATTTATAGATGCTGCTTTCGGTTGTATCTTAGTTGGGATACCCCTCGCTTAATTtggtttcttttattttttttgtgttacTCACTTGCTCTGCTAATTACTTTATATGACTGGAggcatttttttatataaaaaaagtagaaaTATTTCTGAATCGGATGCATACATATAACGTTTTTACCGATTTAAGCATTGCAAGTCAAGTTAAATGTCTAAGTCAATTATAGtggaaaaataagaattaataGTAATGTGTCTATCTATAGTTTCTTCAAGAATAAACCCATTTATAACAAGCATGTAGAATTAGTTGAAAATTACTTTAAGCCTTGAAGGGATTAAACTTAAGTAGCTAATTCAGTGTTGGCTTAATATATAATGACGAATAAACAGTGCATATACGTGCGTGACTCTCTAGTCGTGTGATAATACTACAATGCAAGGAGAATTAA
This genomic interval from Salvia splendens isolate huo1 chromosome 13, SspV2, whole genome shotgun sequence contains the following:
- the LOC121762177 gene encoding protein LONGIFOLIA 1-like, whose translation is MAAKLLHSLTDDNIELQKQIGCMNGLFQLFDRHHVLTGGRHKHGISDYNAATPEGDEHGRSASTEKIPVKNVQERQRISNASPRASLSSLSRSSSSSSLECSRVTQSEAASYERIIFPETPSRDPAASSPQFSRHIRDLVKDSMYRDPAIKNRGSPRLQHSELVNDDVKESVIAAAPQLQEAPKRHSEGRRLMRSLSYHSRDEYPSLTARDAPRFSYDGREANRFTLDSRDASKSILKIKDLPRLSLDASKAGPVRSSVQQDSGVDCDGKTQSARPPSVVAKLMGLETLPRSVDTNSGVSKSSQDKDLIDKSRPFAEAEASKVRREPSSPRWRSPDSSMKPLSRFPLEPAPWKHTEGKRSSQKPRPKATRGAAKAEATFPSVYSEIEKRLKDLEFTQSGKDLRALKQILEAMQSKKLLQTPKQEHEEKQLRPKHEEPLASTKRAPRHSEPPIVIMKPAKDPSYKSVQRDASVKNDTTLKATHVSTRSQHSVKDGLGKSSGSISPRLLQKKLDLEKRARPPTPPDSTKLRKQPSKQLGESNSPGGRRRPKLSEVNENMVRLSASVPRTSSSSREASESMLTDSSVEQIHTEHSSPVSVLDNRVHSKDSPSSLTYKVEKEKDSNIVRGSSADNSIPSWREYGFTSEINQNKLQSIENLVQKLRRVNSSHDEAGTDYIASLCANTDPDHRYISEILLASGLLLRDLTDFQFHPSGHPINPELFLVLEQTKAGSVLHTTPEKRKLVFDTVNEILGRKLAPADPWLRRLELTRTATNAQKLLRELCSEIERLQGGKVQCSSRGSGEDEERWKGVVCRDVMNHGWMGFDDEISCAVLDIERSIFKDLVNEIVIGEAAACASTTGLKIKPVGRRRPIAN